The DNA sequence CGACACGGCGATCTATGACGCCCTCGTGCGCATGGCCCAGGACTTCTCCCTGCGCTACCCGCTGGTGGACGGCCACGGCAACTTCGGCTCGCTGGATGGCGATGCCGCGGCGGCCATGCGTTACACCGAGTGCCGCATGGCGGGCATCGCCAACGAGCTGCTCGCCGAGCTGGGCAAGAAGACCGTCGGCTTCCGGCCCAACTACGACGGCACGCTGTTCGAGCCCATCGTCATCCCCGCCCGCGTGCCGCAGCTGCTGATGAACGGCACCACCGGCATCGCCGTGGGCATGGCCACCAACATCCCGCCCCACCACCTGGGCGAGCTGTGTGACGCCCTGGTGATGCTCATCCAGGACAAGGAAGCCTCGGTGCGCGACTTGATGAAGTTCATCAAGGGCCCGGACTTCCCCACCGGCGGGCAGATCCTCAACAGCAAGCAGGAGCTGCGGGAGATCTACGAGTCCGGCCAGGGCAGCGTCCGCATCCGCGGCGAGTATGACTTGGAGGACATGAAGCGCGGTGGCCAGCAGATCGTCATCACGTCCATTCCCTACACGGTGAACAAGAGCAACCTGGTGGCCAAGATTGGCGACCTGGTGCGCGAGCGGAAGCTGCCGCTGCTGCTGGACGTGCGCGACGAGTCCACGAAGGAAGTGCGCATCGTCCTGGAGATCAAGAAGGACGCCAGCCCCGAGCTGGTGATGGCGTACCTCTACAAGCACACGCCACTGCAGACGACGTTCGGCGTGAACCTCACCTGCCTGGTGCCCACCGAGAACCCCGAGGTGGGCGCGCCGCAGCGGCTGGATCTCAAGAGCATCCTCCAGTACTTCCTGGACTTCCGCTTCGAAGTGGTGACCAAGCGCTTCCAGCACGAGCTGGGCGAGCTGCTGAAGCGGGTCCACATCCTCGAGGGCTTCGAGAAGGTCTACGACGCGCTCGACGAGATGATCAAAATCATCCGCGCGTCCGAGGGCAAGCAGGACGCGGCCAAGAAGCTCATGGCCCGCTTCAAGCTGGATGAGATCCAGGTGGACGCCATCCTGGAGATGAAGCTCTACAAGCTGGCCCGGCTGGAGATCCTGGTCGTCGAGAAGGAGCTCGGGGAGAAGCGCGCCGAGATCAAGCGGATCGAGGGCATCCTCAAGGACAAGAAGAAAATCTGGGGCACCGTCAAGAGCGAGCTGGACGAGATCAAGGCCGCCTACAACGACAAGCGGCGCACGCGCATTGGCGGCGCCGGCTCCGAAGAGGTGGAGTTCAGCGAAGAGGCCTTCATCGCCGACGAGGACGCCCACGTGGTCCTCACCCGCGACGGCTGGATCAAGCGCGTGCGCGAGGTGAAGGATCCGTCCACCACCCGCCTGCGCGAGGGCGACGCGGTGATGACGGTGCTGGCCGGCAGCCTGAAGGCCAACCTGGTGCTCTTCAGCAACATGGGCGCCGCCTACGTCACCCGCTTCAACGACGTGCCGGCCTCCACCGGCTACGGCGACCCGGTGCAGAAGCTGTTCAAGTTCGACGACAACGAGCGCATCGTCGGCGCGCTGTCGCTGGACGGGCGGCTGTCCAAGCCGGAGAAGCTCGTCGCCGTCACCAAGGACGGCCTGGGCCTGCGCTTCGCGCTGGAGGGCCACACGGAGGTCTCCACCCGCTCGGGCCGCCGCTACGCCAAGACGGGTGAGGGCGATGAGATCATCGGCGTGCAGCCGGTGGGCGAGAAGGACCTGCTCGCGGTGCTCACCGACAAGACGAGCGCCCTGGTCTGCAAGGCCAACGAGGTGAACGAGCTGCAGGGACCGGGCAAGGGCGTGATGGTCATCAAGGTGGAGGACGGCGACCGCGTGGTGGAGTTCCTCTCGGTGCCGCCGGGCCAGAAGGACAAGTCCATCGAGTTCGAGACGCAGAAGGGCCGCAAGCTGTCCCTGAACCCCGGCAAGTACGAGGTGACGGGCCGCGGCGGCAAGGGCCACGAGATGTCGCGCAAGGATGCGGTGAAGGAAGTGATTCGCCCCGTCACCTTCATCCCGCTGCCCGAGCAGAAGAAGGATTAGCCGAGGGACACCATGGCGACGAAGAAGGAAACCTATACAGGTGCAGACATCCAGGTCCTCGAGGGCCTGGAGCCGGTGCGCAAGCGCCCGGCCATGTACATCGGCGGCACCGACAGCACGGGCTATCACCACCTGCTGTGGGAGATCCTCGACAACTCGGTGGACGAGGTCATCAACGGCTACGCCACCACCGTGGAAGTCACCCTCCACAAGGATGGCCGCACCATCACCGTCACGGACAATGGCCGCGGCATCCCCGTGGACATCATGCCCAAGTACAAAAAGCCGGCGGTGGAGGTCATCCTCACCACGCTGCACTCGGGCGGTAAGTTCGAGCAGGGCAACTACATCCACTCGGGCGGTCTGCACGGCGTGGGCTCGTCCGTGGTGAACGCCCTGGCGCGCAAGATGATCGTGGAGATCAAGCGCGAGCATAAGAAGCACGTGCAGACGTATGCCCGCGGCAAGGCCACCACCCCGCTCAAGGTCGAGGGCGGCCCAGTGCGCGGCACCGGCACCTCCACCACCTTCGAGCCGGATCCGGAGATCTTCGGCGAGAAGCAGAAGTTCGACGCGGAGCTCATCCGCGAGCGCCTGGAGGCCAAGAGCTACCTGCACAAGGGCATGACGGTTGTCTGGACGGACAACACGGCCCATCCGCACGTCCACGTCACCTACAAGCACGACGGCGGCATCGCCGAGTACCTCACCAAGTGGGTGGCCGAGCGCGCCAAGCCCGTGGTTCCGGCTGGGAGCACCGGCTTCTACCACTCGCGCGACAACGAGGTGCGACTGGAGGCCGCCCTGGTGTGGACGGAGGCCACGGATGAGACGATCCGCTCCTACGTCAACGGCATCCCCACCGCCCAGGGCGGTACCCACGAGGCCGGTCTGCGCGGCGCCGTGGTGAAGGCCGTGCGCAACTACATCGAGACGCACGAGCTGACGCCCAAGGGCGTCACCCTCACCGCGGAGGACATCCGCGAGGGCATGACGGCCATCCTCTCCGTCTATGTGGTGGAGCCGCAGTTCCAGGGCCAGACCAAGGGCCGCCTCAACAACCCGGAAGTCACCGGCCAGGTGGACGGCGTGCTGCGCCCCGCGCTGGAGAAGTGGCTCAACGACAACAAGAGCATCGCCGAGGCGGTGGTGGCCCGCATCGTCCTCGCCGCCCGCGCGCGCGAGGCCAGCCGCGCCGCCTCGCAGGCCGTGAGCCGCAAGTCCGCCATCAGCCACCGGCTCAACCTGCCCGGCAAGCTGGCCGACTGCTCCTCCACGGATCCCGGCACCAGCGAGCTCTTCATCGTCGAGGGTGACTCCGCAGGTGGCTCCGCCAAGCAGGGCAGAGATCGCCGCACCCAGGCCATCCTCCCGCTGCGCGGCAAGGTGCTCAACGCCGAGCAGGCCTCCACCGACAAGGTGGCCGGCAACAAGGAACTGCAGGACATCGTCAGCGCGCTGGGCTGCGGCATCGGCTCGGACTTCGACATCTCCAAGCTGCGCTACGGCCGTGTCTTCCTGATGATGGACGCCGACAGCGACGGCCACCACATCGCCACGCTGCTGCTCACCTTCTTCTTCCGGCACCTGCGCCCGCTCATCGAGAGCGGCGCCGTCCACATCGCCCAGCCTCCGCTCTATAAGGTGGAGCTCGGCAAGGAGACGTACTGGGCGCTGGATGAGGCGGATCGCGACCGCATCATCCGGGAGAAGACCAAGGGCAACGCCAAGCCCAACATCATGCGCTTCAAGGGTCTGGGCGAGATGACCGCCGACGAGCTGAAGACCACCACGCTCGACCCCAAGAACCGCAAGAGCCTCCGGGTCACCATCGACAACCCCCTGGAGACGGACCGCGTCATCAACGACTTGCTGGGCAAGGACGTCAGCGCCCGGTTCAAGTTCATCATGGAGCGGGCGGGCGAAGTCCAAGAGCTGGACGTCTGATCCGCTTCCTCCTGTGAGGGGGGAGTTGGGCCCACCCCGGCTTCTCCCGGCTGGGGAATGGTGTCCGGGGGGCCGGGTCGGGTAGCATCCGCGCCCGTGTCTACCGTACGCCTTCTCCTCGTCCTGATGTTGACCCTGGGCCTCTCCGCGGAGGCTCAGACTTCACGCCGGTCCAAGAAGACCAAGCCGAAGAAGCCGGCTGTCACCCAACCCGTCGCCGCTCCCGAGGAGCCGGCCTCCGACGCTCCCGACGAGCCGGCGGCTGCTCCAGAGGCCGCGTCCAAGCCGGCCCGCGACGCGAAGCCCGAGGCTCTCGCGAAGCCTGATGCCCCGGTCCGGGCCGCTCCCAGCGACGCCGCCGTGGTGTTTGCCATCCCCCGCTCCGCCGGCGCCGAGCCCGCCGCCATCCGCCTCCAGGCCGAGCTTGCTCGCCTGCTCGGCAGCAAGCCGGACGTGACGCTGGTGGATCTGGCCACGGTCTTCCCGCCCCCCGAGCCCCCCTCCACCCAAGAGGGCGACGCGCTCTATGAGCAGGGCAAGGAGGCCTACGACAACCTGGATCCCGAGGCCGCAGCCGGGAAGTTCACCTCGGCGGCCGAGGCCTATGAGAAGCACCCGGCCTCGCTGAAGCCCCAGCGCCTGGCCAAGACGTTCATCTTCCTGGGCGCCTCGCAGTTGCTCAATGGGGACAAGGAGGGCGCGAAGAATGCCTTCCTCCGCGCTCTGGCCGCCGACCCTGGCACCCAGCCCGATCAGGGCCTCTTCGACTCGAACGTGCACACCGCCTTCACGGACGCGCAGCAGCAGTTCAACTCGCAGAAGCCGGGCTCGCTGGACATCGACTCGAAGCCCTCGGGCGCCCGCGTCACCGTGCGCGGAGAGGACGTGGGTGTCACGCCGCTGAAGAACGTGCCCGTCCACCCGGGCCGCCACCCCGTGCTCATCACCCTGCCCGGCTACGCGCCCTACGCCTCCTATCCCCAGGTGGCCTCCGAGAGGACCGCCGAGGTGAAGCCCCAGCTCGAGCCGCTGCCCGCCCTGGCCGAGGCCATCGCCACCGCCACCCGCGCCTCCACCGAGAAGGCCTTCGACTCCGACAAGATGCCCCCGGAGCTGACGGCGCTCGCGGACAAGCTCGGCGCCCGCTACGTGGTCCTTGCCGCGGTGCAGCAGAAGAAGTCCCCCGAGGCGGTGCTGCAGGTGTGGGATGTGCGCACGAAGAACCGGCTGCGGGGCGTGGAGATTGAGCTCCAGTCCAAGAGCCCGGAGCACAGCACCGTGGCCGCCGCGGACCGCGTCCACGGCTTCCTCACCGGGCGCTTGCTGGCGGACTCGGGCTCCGACTCGAAGATGCCGCAGCTCGTCAAGAAGCCCTGGTTCTGGGCCGCGGTGGTCGGAGGTGCGGCGGTCGTCACGGGCGGTATCCTGTACGCCACCCAGAGTAACAAGGGTGGCCCGCTGGGTCCGGTCACGGGCTTGCCGGGGATTGGCTTCTAGCGGATTGAATGACAGCCTTCCGGCCCGCGTCCGGCAGGTGTCGAGGTCTCCCCATGAAAGCCCTGGTACTCGCTGTGCTGTTCCCCGCTGTGGCCCTGGCCGCGCCGCCCCCTACGCCGCGCCGGATCAGCGCGTTGCTCATCCCCATGGACCAAGGGGCGGAGGGCCACAGCGTCAGGCTCGAGACGTACATGAATGAGGCGCTGGAGCAGTTCGCCGGCTTCACGGTGAAGAAGCCCGAGGAGCTGTTCGGCATGCCTCCGGATGACGAGGCCGCAGCCTCGCTCAAGCGCGGGCAGAAGGGGCTCGAGGAGAGCCTCGAGGCCTACAACGCCCGCGACTACGATGACGCAGAGCGCAAGCTGCGCGCCACCCTCAAGGAGCTGCAGGGCGCCGTGGGCGCCATGGGCTCGTGCGTGGAGTTGTGCGAGGCCACCGCGCTGTACGCCGCCGTGCTCTACCTGCGCGGCGACACCGAGGAGGCCAAGCTGAACCTGGTGGACCTGATGGCGCTCA is a window from the Hyalangium minutum genome containing:
- a CDS encoding DNA gyrase/topoisomerase IV subunit A is translated as MLAQADSKTRKKQDASGNGGGRGGATAGGSGGGGDSIAAPLAEEARRRYLNYALSVITSRALPDVRDGLKPVQRRILYGMYHDHRLTQDAKYQKSAKVVGTIMGQYHPHGDTAIYDALVRMAQDFSLRYPLVDGHGNFGSLDGDAAAAMRYTECRMAGIANELLAELGKKTVGFRPNYDGTLFEPIVIPARVPQLLMNGTTGIAVGMATNIPPHHLGELCDALVMLIQDKEASVRDLMKFIKGPDFPTGGQILNSKQELREIYESGQGSVRIRGEYDLEDMKRGGQQIVITSIPYTVNKSNLVAKIGDLVRERKLPLLLDVRDESTKEVRIVLEIKKDASPELVMAYLYKHTPLQTTFGVNLTCLVPTENPEVGAPQRLDLKSILQYFLDFRFEVVTKRFQHELGELLKRVHILEGFEKVYDALDEMIKIIRASEGKQDAAKKLMARFKLDEIQVDAILEMKLYKLARLEILVVEKELGEKRAEIKRIEGILKDKKKIWGTVKSELDEIKAAYNDKRRTRIGGAGSEEVEFSEEAFIADEDAHVVLTRDGWIKRVREVKDPSTTRLREGDAVMTVLAGSLKANLVLFSNMGAAYVTRFNDVPASTGYGDPVQKLFKFDDNERIVGALSLDGRLSKPEKLVAVTKDGLGLRFALEGHTEVSTRSGRRYAKTGEGDEIIGVQPVGEKDLLAVLTDKTSALVCKANEVNELQGPGKGVMVIKVEDGDRVVEFLSVPPGQKDKSIEFETQKGRKLSLNPGKYEVTGRGGKGHEMSRKDAVKEVIRPVTFIPLPEQKKD
- a CDS encoding DNA gyrase/topoisomerase IV subunit B; amino-acid sequence: MATKKETYTGADIQVLEGLEPVRKRPAMYIGGTDSTGYHHLLWEILDNSVDEVINGYATTVEVTLHKDGRTITVTDNGRGIPVDIMPKYKKPAVEVILTTLHSGGKFEQGNYIHSGGLHGVGSSVVNALARKMIVEIKREHKKHVQTYARGKATTPLKVEGGPVRGTGTSTTFEPDPEIFGEKQKFDAELIRERLEAKSYLHKGMTVVWTDNTAHPHVHVTYKHDGGIAEYLTKWVAERAKPVVPAGSTGFYHSRDNEVRLEAALVWTEATDETIRSYVNGIPTAQGGTHEAGLRGAVVKAVRNYIETHELTPKGVTLTAEDIREGMTAILSVYVVEPQFQGQTKGRLNNPEVTGQVDGVLRPALEKWLNDNKSIAEAVVARIVLAARAREASRAASQAVSRKSAISHRLNLPGKLADCSSTDPGTSELFIVEGDSAGGSAKQGRDRRTQAILPLRGKVLNAEQASTDKVAGNKELQDIVSALGCGIGSDFDISKLRYGRVFLMMDADSDGHHIATLLLTFFFRHLRPLIESGAVHIAQPPLYKVELGKETYWALDEADRDRIIREKTKGNAKPNIMRFKGLGEMTADELKTTTLDPKNRKSLRVTIDNPLETDRVINDLLGKDVSARFKFIMERAGEVQELDV
- a CDS encoding PEGA domain-containing protein, with product MSTVRLLLVLMLTLGLSAEAQTSRRSKKTKPKKPAVTQPVAAPEEPASDAPDEPAAAPEAASKPARDAKPEALAKPDAPVRAAPSDAAVVFAIPRSAGAEPAAIRLQAELARLLGSKPDVTLVDLATVFPPPEPPSTQEGDALYEQGKEAYDNLDPEAAAGKFTSAAEAYEKHPASLKPQRLAKTFIFLGASQLLNGDKEGAKNAFLRALAADPGTQPDQGLFDSNVHTAFTDAQQQFNSQKPGSLDIDSKPSGARVTVRGEDVGVTPLKNVPVHPGRHPVLITLPGYAPYASYPQVASERTAEVKPQLEPLPALAEAIATATRASTEKAFDSDKMPPELTALADKLGARYVVLAAVQQKKSPEAVLQVWDVRTKNRLRGVEIELQSKSPEHSTVAAADRVHGFLTGRLLADSGSDSKMPQLVKKPWFWAAVVGGAAVVTGGILYATQSNKGGPLGPVTGLPGIGF